Part of the Mangifera indica cultivar Alphonso chromosome 4, CATAS_Mindica_2.1, whole genome shotgun sequence genome, ggttacTTCAATTAAGAAAAACGATAGTTAAATACCTCTAAATATTGTTAtccttatatataattaattaagaaacattaatcatcttcacacgaAAAGACAATGTGACAACAAGATTCATGTAATTTATCTAGTGTAACCCAGCTTACAACAAAGATGGGAATCTAGCTTgcaacaaatataataataaagtttgatAGATTATagatttgtatatatttatgagGCAAGCATGTGGTAAACTAGAGCTTTAGGTTAAGTGAAACTAGTTTAAgctaaacataaatttgaatatgagCTTACTCTACTTGAACTCACGCCAAATTGGCTTGGCTTAAATTAGTGTTCAAATAGATAAACCTAAGACTGTTTTAGGTCTGGTTGGagttaattattgaattaatctATTATAAAGGCAAAGTTGCATGTGGATGAGATAGACCTTTATCTACTCTAATATGGATCAAGGAATTCGGTGCAAAATAAAGAGTGGTCCAGTTGTCTGTAAATTCATGTTAGAATTGCATCAGAGAAATTGCAATAATTGTATCAGAAGGATTATTCAAATGTTTAAAACACATTGTGATTGAGGTAGTTGAACATCTAGTCAttcttcatttataaaattcaaagcTTTCTAACAAAAGACAACTAGGGTTATATCATGTACTATTCCATGCAACACTAATAATGAGTATAGTACAGGAGTAAACGTTGATGTGTCATTACATAattcagtattattttatcataaattcaaaatcatccactCACATAATAACTCACAAACATTTGTACTTATActtgtttttattgttaatgcataaaatattattgatagaaAAAGTATATGTTGAAATAGCACAAAGAATGGAAACagaaaacaagaacaaaaacgACTTGAACACAAGACCTAATGTGAATTGGAAAATCTTTCAATCTTTCTATTTGGGTTCAGAATACCCTTATGGCATTCGCTTGTCTACAGGATCAATCAAATCACCTAAAACATCCCACTTAGCTTGGAAATGATACCAACAGAATGATTAAATAGCGTCTAAATTTTTGAACCATCAGGATGTGTTGTTGGTTGTAAAAATCAGAAGCAAAAATGGTCTGTATGTCTAAATcagataatatcttgacaggGGCTCAATATTAAACCAACAGCTTAAATCAGAAAAAATAAGGAAACAAAATGAAGATACAGAGGAGAGAGCAATCaagttttattacaaaaatacaaatatgttcatgaaaataacaatttgaagATGTACATACAAATAACCTACAAACTGAACCTGACCAAAGAGGGGAAAAAATGAAACCAATAATACAAGGCAAGCTATTTTTGCAGGCAGCAAGCTTGCTGGCCCTAATATCTGCTGCAAGCAAGAAGTGGAGCATTCAAACATctcaattttaatacaaaaatatcaaaaaattaaaaaaggaaaaatttttatgtttctaaTCAACCAAGCTTTTTATCAGACCCTTTAAGGTTCAAGTTGAACCATTTCTTTCTAGCTGATTTATCCTTTCCGTCTGAGCTTCCGTCTTCCACTGGGCTCTCAGCTTTCATATCTTCTCCAGTAACTTTGCTACTACTTCCATTGCTTAAATTGTTAGAACTCAGATTACTAGGAATGACAGTCCTGGTTACTGTGAATGCAGAGTGAATAGCATCTCGTTGTTTCAGTAGTTCATCGACCTGTGTTGCCGAAGCAAAATGGTAAGGCCAAATAAATGTTAAACATGATAATAGAATTCAATTATTCAAGGTGACTTCATTATCCCATTTGTGTGCAGGCAATTTGCTTGTGTTTCAAGGTATACAAGTTAGTTCATATTCATGTCCGCATATTAGGAGGTCAGCATAAAAggtttcataaattttgaataaatgattCTGAACAAGGACATTTATGGCTTTATAACATACAGATTGCTTCTCCTGGCTATATCGATTTGTTACTTCTTGGAAGCGTGCCAATGCCTACAAAGCATCACAAGAGCATTATAAGAGCGCGAACAACTGAATATCAATAACAAACCATGCCAGAAAACAGCAAAATACCTTTCTGTATTCTGTCTCAAATTCACGTAACTCGGTTCTCTTTCTCAATATCTGAGCCTCAATATCCTTAAGCTTGTGTGTGGTATCTTCATATGTCTTTGCACAAAGTGCCTCAATCGTATATGCAGCagtcttaaaaaaattatctcctGTAAAGGTTCAGCAGATGTCGGTAAAACTAATCGCAAATTGTTCACACTACAAGAAACCAAGATGAAGTACAAAATTCACAGTTCAGACCATAAACAGCAAATATGTGAGTGCCAGCTTTTAGCCCTGAAACCTCACAAGGTTGAAGACCTTCCAATCGTTTAAAGAAAGCAGCTTCAGGGTCCTTTGCCATCGCTAACTGCAGCTCAACCATGTTATTCATTCAATCATCATTCTATAAACATTATGGAATGCAAAACATGCAAGAGAAAAAGGAACAGAAGAACAATGAGATGATAAAACTTTCATACCGCATTTACAGTTGAATCCATTCTGTATACTTGAAAATGCAAAAAGTACATCCCTGCTGATGTCACCTTGCCTGCCTTCTCACTATCCTCCTGTAAACATAAGATATTTACAACGTTCATTGTATCCATTATATTTTGGTCAAATTTCAGAAGCATTTATATAGGACACCTCAGTGgctcaaagaaaaaataataataacttctTAAACAATTACAAATAACAAATGGAAAATGGGATTGTCACAATATCTTCAAAGCTTCATTTTACAGTAACTAATTGCCTAATATAAGACAAATCAGAATGCAAATAAGAATACAAATGTAATATCCCTAGATTAATAGTCAAATCCACTTTCAAGACATTGTCTGATTTGAAAGCATAGTCCATCACGGTTTTTACTTTTGGGTATTGCAACTTAAAACAGATATTGACAACTTAGGCAATTATAGGTTATTTAACCATTGCCCTCTTATCATTGTTAAGTAATGTGGAATGCACATACATATCCATCATCTTTTCCATCGATGTGAGATTTGCCGAGGAGTATTAAAGCAAATTATATGGTTTCTATACCTATGATTATCTAGAAGGATCTCATTTCAAACCAACAAGATTAACTCTACATGTCTCACATTTCACAAAATCATGATTAAAAACCAAAGACATTCAACATTGtaaaacataatacataactAGAAGTTAAAATTGAAGAAGCGAAGCATTAGCATCAAGAGGTTCAAGATTTAGGGAGATTTGTAATGTTCAAGCTACATGAAACATCCTAGTTCAATAGTCTGGTTTAATGTTAAGATAATATCCGCTTTAAACACAAAATCTATCTCAGTTTTgtatttggcttttttttttttggtcaaatatttGAGCTTTgcaatataaaacatattttaatagttttaagagctcatatattatttaaccaGTCTTGTCTTATTATCTTTAAACGATGTGAGATGTCTATACATACCTTATATCTCTCATGTGTTTTGTCAACATAGAATTTTACCTAAAGCTAGAATCGAACCGAGCTTGAACTCGCCCAAACTTGAGTTCGGCTTACTTCAATGGagccaagctcaaactcaaattaagctTTGAGTTCGACTcgatattaaaacaatatcattttaattgattcataCTGAATTTTTTATGCTTGCAAGCCGAACACCCCTAAAGTTCGAGTTCGAAAATATTGACTTTCAAGCTCGAGTTCAAGCTAAAACAagctcggtttgaatccaaTCCTAATTTTACCTGGGGGTGTCACAACATGTACAGATATGCAAAAATCACAACTATTCCAAAGCGTGGCTCACATTTACGTGTATTGTATGTCGCCTACTCTAGCATGTGAGACAATTGAATGGTAGCTGAGTTGGTTAATCTTAAAAACTATGGATCATAAATCTCAATTGAACAGGAACAAATATGCAATTTAACATTGTATAAAATGTGGTGCAACGGTGGCCAAGCTTCAATTTACTTGACAGGAGCATGGTAAGGCATTTTGAAATGGAAATTTGATATCTTTAAGAATGAGTCAGATAGAAAAATGACCTCTGAATTTGCAGGTCTTTTTCCCAACTTACACCGATATCCATTCCCATCCACAAATGTAGACTACATATATCATAGCCAATGCAAACAATGCTATATAAATGTAATTTCAATCAATTTCCACCCTCCACCAtctttacaatttaaaaaaaaaatccaccaAAAAGGTGacaatttactaatttttttacaacTCCAAGGGCAAACAAAAAGATTACTATAATAGAGAAATGAAGTGC contains:
- the LOC123214183 gene encoding chaperone protein dnaJ 15-like isoform X2 is translated as MSSKEEGSSAPTIRRDPYEVLCVTRDSSDQEIKTAYRKLALKYHPDKNVNNPEASELFKEVAYSYSILSDPEKRRQYDNAGFEAIDSEGMDMEIDLSNLGTVNTMFAALFSKLGVPIKTTISANVLEEALNGTVTIRPLPIGTSVSGKVEKQCAHFFGVTINEQQAESGIVVRVTSSSQSKFKLLYFEQDTNGGYGLALQEDSEKAGKVTSAGMYFLHFQVYRMDSTVNALAMAKDPEAAFFKRLEGLQPCEVSGLKAGTHIFAVYGDNFFKTAAYTIEALCAKTYEDTTHKLKDIEAQILRKRTELREFETEYRKALARFQEVTNRYSQEKQSVDELLKQRDAIHSAFTVTRTVIPSNLSSNNLSNGSSSKVTGEDMKAESPVEDGSSDGKDKSARKKWFNLNLKGSDKKLG